GGTTTAATTATTTGTACTTGGTAAATAATAATTCaacgaattattatttatacctcTTTTATTAAGGCCCCAAACGGTCTCTCTGTTTTTTCGCACGTGCGATAAGAGAAAGGTCATGGAGACTTGAAACTtcttgaatatgtttttctttttttgtattcaaGGAAGAACTGTAATGATTTTTGGGGTTTAGGTCCAAGGACAGTTCGTTCTGTCTGTTCGTATGTTCAATAACTCTTGATTAGAAcggttctagagacttgaaaattggtaCATAGGCTTCATCTTGGTCCatggaagaactctattgatacTCGGTAGAATGTTGCCGAatgtcaaattattataaatgtatttgtactcgaattatgtgataaaatatttatcaacaattATGCCCACTTTGAACAGTTTAATAGTTAGGGTTAGTTcttgaatgtatattttttattttagcacgATTATGGTTATGATAATTCATAACCGTTAATAGATAACTAGTATAACGTTATAACTTATTATCAccgcataaaaaaaaaaaaaaaaacatttagccACACTTCTGTTCTGGGCAGGCAGAATGTGCAGGTTGAGACAAAGACTGAAGCCGTTCATGCTGGACAATGATGAGCGCAACTTTCCTGAACTCTCTTGAACTGGATTGTTACTATGGACATTTTGCTTTCATACTAATTATCAATTATGGTTATTGTTTCTGAAGATATCATACAAATAATGGAAGTTTCTCTTAAACGTGGGATCCATTAATAGTATTCGAGGTTTACCTCACTTTTGGTGTAAACTTTGATGGATTTTACGTATATTAACGAGTATCTGTGTGGGAGTGCCGAtgaccgagcggtctaagtcgttgaactttgggtctgagttagagataacgcagtttcaaatcctgtcagtgaccattgcactttttatcagtaccattgaccttgtactgtatcgactctcccccttattctgtttgataagatcctcgcacaggccagtggtcctcgagggcggacagaataaggcttaaaagggtaTCGgccctctcctttaaaaaaaaaaaaaactagcaaCGTAAAAACATAGAGGACTAATTATATCATTTAACAAAGGCTTTCCAGTGCAGTATATGGCCTTATAATAccattaatagaatatattacaTGAGAATAGTATTTCATACTTACAAATACACTCTGAGGACAATACGAGATATACAAATGTGAAGTGAAGAATACATCAGCATTGACGAAAtcgtttttaacataaaatatgaataattgtaAAGAAGGGCTTAACTAAAACTTTCGTTAATGTTACTAGACGATGCAACAGGTTAGATCTAACAGGAGTGCACATCACGATGTGCCGTAATCTAGGCAGGTCCTTAATCTGTAAGGCACATCgaattttcaaaactgtttgaaaaaaaaaataaacagcagAACTACTGTACTAACCTCCACGACAGTGCCGTTATCCAAGGTAGTGTGATAGGGTGAGGTCATCGCGACAGCAGCTACACTCACGCTCGACCTCAGGGTGTACACTTTCATGAAGCCAAAGAGTGTAAGAAGTGTCACTAAGTAGCGTTTCCTTCTCCAGAACATCCATGAATGCTTCTGGTGGCTGCAAAACcagtaggaaaataaaaatatcagatacacatactgttttataaaattattccacGCACTGCTCTTAAGCATCTTAAAAAACCTTAAATGCAACTCGAGTCTACGAACAGGTCATTAAGAACCATGTAAGCTCTTTTCCTATGTTTTTCTT
This Homalodisca vitripennis isolate AUS2020 unplaced genomic scaffold, UT_GWSS_2.1 ScUCBcl_3610;HRSCAF=9232, whole genome shotgun sequence DNA region includes the following protein-coding sequences:
- the LOC124372596 gene encoding uncharacterized protein LOC124372596, which translates into the protein MDSDYGKAGKDSEVAEVLVPLRGKNRESPHQKHSWMFWRRKRYLVTLLTLFGFMKVYTLRSSVSVAAVAMTSPYHTTLDNGTVVEAQDFNWDSKNAGAPSSAHIFTG